The DNA region ATGGTCTCGCCAAAGTAGCCGTTGATGTTCTTGCCCAACCGCCGGAGTTCCCGCAGACCGGGCAAAGGCTCGGGGCCGGGTTGTTGCCGGTTTGACACAGCCCTAATTTACTCACTATTGCTCCTGGTCGGCAAAGTCGTGTTTATCCCAAGCGGGATCGAGGCCAAGGTCCTTGAGCATCTGGAGGTCTTTCTCGACGGGTTGATTGAGCGTGGTGAGATAGTTGCCCACCATCAGGGCGCTGGCGCCGGCCATGAATATCAAGCTCTGCAGGTCTCGCAGGTTCACTGTGCGCCCGCCGGCCACTTTGATCTCCTTTTTGGGCAGGATAAAGCGGAAACAAGCGATTGATTTCAAAATTTCAAGCGGGGCCAACGGCTCATTGTGCTCAAACGGGGTTCCAGGAATAGGGTTGAGAATATTTATGGGCACGACGTGTGCGCCCAGTTCCTTGAGGGCGAAGGCCAATTCGCACCGGTCTTCCCGCGTCTCGCCCATGCCAAGAATTCCGCCCGAGCAGATTTTAATGCCGGCTTGCTTCAAATGCCGGATGGTTTCGAGGCGCTCTTCGTAAGTATGGGTGATGCAAACCTGCGGAAAAAACCGGCGCGAACTCTCGAGATTATGATTATAGCATTTCAGGCCGGCCTGCTTGAGGCGGTCCGCCACTTTTTGGCTTTTAATAATTCCAAGCGAAGCGTCCGGGCGCGCCTGCCCGCTCTGTTTGAGTTCTTCTAACTGGCTGCAGATTTGGTCCAGCACTGGTCCCTCTTGAAGGCCGCGCCAGGCCGCCACGAGCCCCAGGGCGGTGACTCCATTGCCCTGGGCCTCCGCAGCGGCCATTTGTATCGGTGGCAAATCCACAAGGCCGTAACGTGGAGCGTCGGTTTGGTAGGCAGCGGATTGCGCGCAAAAGCTGCAATTCTCCGAGCAACTCCCGGCCTTGATATTAACAATCGAACAGAGATGGATTTTATTTCCCTTAAAGTGTTCGCGGATCCGGTTGGCCCAGGACAGCAGGTCGAAGATGTCCGCCCGCTCTTCCAGATGAAAAAGCCGGAGGGCTTCCTCGCGGGAGATTTCACCTCCCGCCAGCACACGCGCGCCCAAACGGGCGATTGTTTGGCGAACGGGTACATCGAGGGTTGCGTCAACGGTTGCGGCGATCATGATTGACAGCATAATGCGCGCGGAGGGCAGCGCAAGAAGAAGCGTTGCTGAAACAAAGGTCAACGCCATCGGACAGAAAGCTGGGAAGGAATCAGGCGCGCCCGCCGGATTGATGGGCGGGTTGATCCTTCATCGGCAAGACCGGCATCACGATATCGTATTTCTGCTCGTCAAATTTGAGAACCAATTGCACCCCGTTCAGTTTGTTCAAAACGCAAAAATCAATGGCAGCAGTGGAGCTGACGAAATCCATCGCGTCCGAACCGCTGCGCACCCAGGCATCGATGTCTTTGAAGTAAAGACCGGTATCTTTTTGCTGCAGCAGTATTCGCATAGGCTCGGTGACGGTCAGTTGAACTACCCATTGCCCCCACTCGCGGTAATTTACCACGCGCTCCGGCAAATAGCCCAGGTGACATGTGTAGTCTATCGGCTTGGCGCCTGGGATCAATGCAAAAATGAGGTTAGCGGATGATCAGGCCCAGCACGTTCCCCCTGGGGACAGGCCCATAGGCACGGCTATCGACGGAGTTGTTCCGGTTGTCCCCCAATACAAAAAATGCATCTTTGGGGCATTTGTACACGCCATCAATCGAGGCAGAAGCGAACGTGCGTATTCCAGGAGGAAGATAGGGCTCGCTCAGAAGGCGTCCATTGATATAAACCCGCCCATCCTTAAGCGCGATGGAATCTCCTCCCACAGCAATGATGCGTTTGACTGACAGACCGTGGTCGGCTGGGTCGCGCAGGACGATCACATCCTCCGGTTTGGGCGCGCGGACATAATAAACCCAGCGATTCAGAAGGTAGTGCTCCGAATTGTGCAGGGTGGGCACCATGCTAACACCGACGACGGTGACCGATTCGACCAGAAAATGGCTGACCAGGAAATAACTGCCCGTCGCCAACAAGAGTATGAGAAAGGTCTGGCCAATCGTCTGAAAAACCGCGCGCGCGCGCCCGCCGGTTGCTGCGGAGTTGGCAATCACAGGGTCGGCGGTGGAAAACATCTCAGAATCAGCCATAAGCAAATCCGGGCTCATTAATGATTAAAAAGTATCTCCTGTAACAAATTCGTCAACAAGCCAGAAAAATACCTAAACTGTGACCGGCAAAGTACGGGCGAATTAATCGCAAGGCCGGCGGGAATCGGGCGGGTTGGTTTTGGGTTTGCCCGCCGGAGCAGGGCTCACCTTGGCGATGGCGGCGCGAAGGTTCTCCAGTAGAAAAGGTTTACCGATGACCAAATCGACTCCTGAGAGGGGATTGCCTGAGGCCCTCAGCATTTCTGCATAGGCGGTGACCATGACAACGGGTTGCTCTGGCCGGCGCGCCTTGATCGCAGCCGCCAGTTTGTCTCCTTTCATCAGCGGCATCTCGAAATCCGTGAACACAACATCGAATGTTCCCCGCTCAAATTGTCTAAGGGCCTCTTCTCCGTTGCCAGCCGTTTCGACGGTGTGGCCGTCGAAGGCGAGCATCATCCTGAGGGCGTCGCAAACCAGGGGCTCATCATCGACGACCAGGATGTGCCGAAAAGGCGAACGGGATTTGCTCATCGCTGGAACTGGGCCGGAGAGTAACGGCCAGGGGCCAAAACGGCCAGCTTTATTGACGAAAACACCCCGATCCTTAGCCAGGTGAGGAAAAATGCACAGGTAGGTGAAAAATCTGTTGACATAACATCACCATTATGGTGATGTATAGCCATGCCCGCA from Verrucomicrobiia bacterium includes:
- a CDS encoding response regulator produces the protein MSKSRSPFRHILVVDDEPLVCDALRMMLAFDGHTVETAGNGEEALRQFERGTFDVVFTDFEMPLMKGDKLAAAIKARRPEQPVVMVTAYAEMLRASGNPLSGVDLVIGKPFLLENLRAAIAKVSPAPAGKPKTNPPDSRRPCD
- the bioB gene encoding biotin synthase BioB encodes the protein MLSIMIAATVDATLDVPVRQTIARLGARVLAGGEISREEALRLFHLEERADIFDLLSWANRIREHFKGNKIHLCSIVNIKAGSCSENCSFCAQSAAYQTDAPRYGLVDLPPIQMAAAEAQGNGVTALGLVAAWRGLQEGPVLDQICSQLEELKQSGQARPDASLGIIKSQKVADRLKQAGLKCYNHNLESSRRFFPQVCITHTYEERLETIRHLKQAGIKICSGGILGMGETREDRCELAFALKELGAHVVPINILNPIPGTPFEHNEPLAPLEILKSIACFRFILPKKEIKVAGGRTVNLRDLQSLIFMAGASALMVGNYLTTLNQPVEKDLQMLKDLGLDPAWDKHDFADQEQ
- the lepB gene encoding signal peptidase I, which gives rise to MADSEMFSTADPVIANSAATGGRARAVFQTIGQTFLILLLATGSYFLVSHFLVESVTVVGVSMVPTLHNSEHYLLNRWVYYVRAPKPEDVIVLRDPADHGLSVKRIIAVGGDSIALKDGRVYINGRLLSEPYLPPGIRTFASASIDGVYKCPKDAFFVLGDNRNNSVDSRAYGPVPRGNVLGLIIR